Proteins encoded in a region of the Esox lucius isolate fEsoLuc1 chromosome 9, fEsoLuc1.pri, whole genome shotgun sequence genome:
- the LOC117594933 gene encoding gastrula zinc finger protein XlCGF49.1-like: MAEVDTFPTRGEKQQKDYEEKSHPCPHCGKHFLFISQLKRHSNIHSGEKPYSCSDCGKSFSHVGNLNIHQRIHTGEKPYSCSDCGNSFSRLANFNNHQRIHTGEKPYSCSHCGNSFSHLGNLNIHQRIHTGEKPYSCADCEKSFSQLGQLKVHQLHHTGEKPYSCPDCGKSFSQLGGLKNHQRIHTGVKPYFCPDCGKSFISSYVLTCHQRIHTGEKPYSCPDCGKSFSQRDSLNTHQRIHTGVKPYSCPDCGKSFSSRGSRIAHQRIHTGEKP, from the coding sequence ATGGCTGAAGTTGATACATTTCCTACACGTGGAGAGAAACAACAGAAAGATTATGAAGAGAAGTCTCACCCCTGCCCCCATTgtggaaaacatttcctttttatATCACAGCTAAAAAGACATAGTAACATACACtcaggagagaagccatactcctgttctgactgtgggaagagtttctctcatgTAGGTAACCTAAatattcaccagcgcatacacactggagagaagccttactcctgttctgactgtgggaacaGTTTTTCTCGTTTAGCCAACTTTAATaatcaccagcgcatacacactggagagaagccttactcctgttctcaCTGTGGGAACAGTTTTTCTCATTTAGGCAACCTTAatattcaccagcgcatacatactggagagaagccatactcctgtGCTGACTGTGAGAAGAGTTTTTCTCAACTAGGTCAGCTTAAAGTTCACCAACTAcatcacactggagagaagccatactcctgtcctgactgtgggaagagtttctctcaactAGGTGGCCTTAAAaatcaccagcgcatacatactggagtgAAACCTTACttctgtcctgactgtgggaagagtttcattTCGTCATATGTACTAACTTGTCATCAAAGAatccacacaggagagaagccctactcctgtcctgactgtgggaagagtttctctcaacgAGATAGCCTTAAtactcaccagcgcatacatactggagtgAAACCTTACTCAtgtcctgactgtgggaagagtttctctagTCGAGGTAGCCGCAtagctcaccagcgcatacatactggagagaagccttaa
- the LOC117594932 gene encoding gastrula zinc finger protein XlCGF26.1-like yields MKSEKLEDCSQTLGTNDIKYEEEKKIGDLTNQDVMAEADTFPTRGEKQQKDYEDKSHPCPHCGKHFLFISLLKRHINIHSGEKPYSCSDCGKCFSELGKLKSHQRIHTGEKPYSCSDCGKCFSKLGNLNIHQRIHTGEKPYSCPDCGKSFSQLSSLKSHQRIHTGEKPYSCPDCGNSFSQLGSLKAHQLRHTGEKPYPCSDCGKCFSKSGDLNIHQRIHTGEKSYSCCDCGMCFSKLGNLNIHQRIHTGEKPYSCPDCGKSFSQLGSLKNHQRIHTGEKPYSCPDCGNSFSQLGSLKAHQLQHTGEKPYSCSDCGKSFSHPGSLKNHRRIHTGEKPYSCPDCRKTFSQLGSLKNHRRIHTTEKPYSCSDCGKCFSKLGNLKTHQLLHTGVKPYSCSDCGKSFSQLGSFQNHQRIHTGEKPYSCSDCGKSFSQLGHFKNHQRIHTASKQLH; encoded by the exons atgaAATCAGAGAAGCTGGAAGACTGCAGTCAAACACTGGGGACGAATGATATTAAAtatgaagaggagaagaagattGGGGATTTAACTAATCAAG ATGTGATGGCTGAAGCTGATACATTTCCTACACGTGGAGAGAAACAACAGAAAGATTATGAAGATAAGTCTCACCCCTGCCCCCATTgtggaaaacatttcctttttatATCACTGTTAAAAAGACATATTAACATACACtcaggagagaagccatactcatgttctgactgtgggaagtgtttctctgaaTTAGGTAAACTTAAatctcaccagcgcatacatactggagagaagccatactcgtgttctgactgtgggaagtgtttctctaaaTTAGGCAACCTTAatattcaccagcgcatacacactggagagaagccttactcctgtcctgactgcgggaagagtttctctcaactAAGTAGCCTTAAAagtcaccagcgcatacatactggagagaagccttactcctgtcctgactgtgggaacAGTTTCTCTCAACTAGGTAGCCTAAAAGCTCACCAGCTAcgacacacaggagagaagccatacccgtgttctgactgtggaaagtgtttctctAAATCAGGTGACCTTAatattcaccagcgcatacatactggagagaagtcATACTCCTGTTGTGACTGTGGGATGTGTTTCTCTAAATTAGGCAACCTTAatattcaccagcgcatacacactggtgagaagccttactcctgtcctgactgtgggaagagtttctctcaactGGGTAGCCTTAAAaatcaccagcgcatacatactggagagaagccttactcctgtcctgactgtgggaacagtttctctcaattaggtagcCTAAAAGCTCACCAACTacaacacactggagagaagccttactcctgttctgactgtgggaagagtttctctcatcCAGGTAGCCTTAAAAATCACcggcgcatacatactggagagaagccttactcctgtcctgactgtaGGAAGACTTTCTCTCAACTAGGTAGCCTTAAAAATCACCGGCGCATACATACTACAGAGAAGCCgtattcctgttctgactgtgggaagtgtttctctaaaTTAGGTAACCTTAAAACTCACCAACTACTACACACTGGAGTGAAGccttattcctgttctgactgtgggaagagtttctctcaactAGGTAGCTTTCAAaatcaccagcgcatacatactggagagaaaccttattcctgttctgactgtgggaagagtttctctcaattaggccACTTTAAAaatcaccagcgcatacacactgCAAGCAAGCAACTTCATTGA